From Flavipsychrobacter sp., a single genomic window includes:
- a CDS encoding NAD(P)-dependent alcohol dehydrogenase: MKAVVYREYGAPEVLQYVDVPIPEPKAEEVLIKIHASTVTLGDCELRAFRFPAFVWLPVRIMFGIFRPKRRILGQELAGTVAAVGERVTNWTVGDEVVAPTLFTLGAHAQFVCLPVKYPIINKPTNMSFVDAATIPTGGINALHFLRKANIKQGEKVLIIGAGGSIGTYAVQLAKYYGAEVTAVDRGSKLEMLKAIGADHVIDYVSQDYTKEKAAYDVIFDIVCVERLSKLTRMLLPHGRYLAGNPGLSRILAAKLINYQTKKVITGMAAYKQRDMEELKRLVEAGHIKAVIDRSYPLSQTAEAHRYVDTGAKAGNVVINNLAVS, encoded by the coding sequence ATGAAAGCTGTCGTTTACCGCGAATATGGTGCGCCCGAGGTGTTGCAATATGTGGATGTACCCATCCCCGAGCCTAAGGCAGAGGAGGTCTTGATAAAGATACATGCCTCCACCGTTACACTGGGCGATTGCGAGTTGAGGGCTTTTCGCTTTCCTGCATTTGTGTGGCTGCCTGTGCGCATAATGTTCGGTATCTTTCGGCCTAAGCGACGTATACTGGGGCAAGAGCTGGCGGGTACTGTGGCGGCTGTGGGCGAGCGCGTCACTAACTGGACTGTGGGCGATGAGGTAGTAGCACCTACACTCTTCACACTAGGGGCACATGCGCAGTTTGTATGCCTGCCTGTCAAATACCCAATTATCAACAAGCCCACTAATATGAGCTTTGTCGATGCAGCAACCATACCTACAGGTGGTATCAATGCCTTACATTTTTTAAGAAAAGCCAATATAAAACAAGGAGAAAAAGTGCTGATAATAGGTGCAGGAGGTAGTATAGGTACCTATGCCGTGCAGCTGGCCAAATACTATGGGGCAGAGGTGACGGCGGTAGATAGGGGCAGTAAGCTGGAGATGCTTAAAGCCATTGGTGCCGACCATGTGATAGACTATGTATCGCAAGACTATACTAAGGAGAAAGCCGCCTATGATGTGATATTTGATATAGTATGTGTGGAGCGACTATCGAAACTTACCCGAATGCTACTACCGCACGGCAGGTATTTAGCGGGCAACCCGGGTTTGTCTCGCATACTAGCAGCAAAACTCATCAACTACCAAACCAAAAAAGTAATAACAGGTATGGCAGCCTATAAGCAAAGAGATATGGAAGAACTGAAAAGACTAGTGGAGGCAGGGCATATTAAAGCAGTAATAGATAGAAGCTATCCGCTATCCCAAACGGCAGAAGCACATAGATATGTAGACACAGGGGCGAAGGCGGGTAATGTTGTTATCAATAATTTAGCAGTATCATGA
- a CDS encoding NAD(P)-dependent alcohol dehydrogenase has translation MKAVVYHKYGTADELTYTEVDRPMPKDNEVYVKVHASSINSWDWDLLQGKQFMVKLIGGFNKPKRTILGADVAGVVVAVGKNVTRFKIGDEVFGDMSGYEWGGFAEYVCTKEDTLAHKLPSMSFEEAASLPQAGVLALQGLRDKHQIKPGDQVLINGAGGGVGTLGLQYAKSLGATVTCVDKGSKLKMLQELGADYVIDHTQEDYTRNGKQYDLILDNVAHRSIYDYRRALTPTGTFVYVGGNMGRLLLQFLFVAPFLNMLGKKKLTILAHKPNPKDLEELNKLYALGKVVPVIDKLFPLNKTREAFEYFGLGNYKGKVVITV, from the coding sequence ATGAAGGCGGTAGTATATCATAAATATGGAACAGCCGATGAGCTCACCTATACGGAGGTAGACAGACCCATGCCAAAGGATAATGAAGTGTATGTGAAAGTACATGCCTCATCCATCAACTCTTGGGATTGGGACTTGCTACAAGGTAAACAGTTCATGGTGAAGTTGATAGGAGGGTTCAACAAACCTAAGCGCACTATACTGGGGGCAGATGTGGCAGGTGTGGTGGTAGCAGTGGGTAAAAATGTAACTCGCTTCAAGATAGGTGATGAGGTGTTTGGCGATATGAGTGGTTACGAATGGGGTGGTTTTGCAGAGTATGTATGCACCAAAGAAGACACGCTGGCACATAAGCTGCCGAGCATGAGCTTTGAAGAAGCAGCATCGTTGCCACAGGCAGGTGTGCTGGCACTACAGGGGCTGCGAGACAAGCACCAAATAAAACCAGGAGATCAGGTACTGATAAACGGTGCAGGTGGAGGAGTAGGTACACTGGGTTTGCAATATGCCAAATCGCTAGGGGCTACGGTGACCTGTGTAGATAAGGGTAGTAAGCTGAAGATGTTACAGGAGCTGGGTGCCGACTATGTGATAGACCATACACAGGAAGACTATACCCGCAATGGCAAGCAGTACGACCTGATACTGGACAATGTAGCCCATCGCTCTATATACGACTACAGAAGGGCATTGACCCCTACAGGTACTTTTGTGTATGTGGGTGGTAATATGGGTAGGCTGCTGTTGCAGTTCTTGTTCGTTGCGCCATTCTTGAATATGCTGGGCAAAAAGAAACTCACCATACTGGCACACAAGCCCAACCCTAAAGACTTGGAAGAGTTAAATAAACTCTACGCACTAGGTAAGGTTGTTCCTGTAATAGATAAGCTATTCCCGCTCAATAAAACACGAGAGGCGTTTGAATATTTTGGCTTGGGCAACTATAAAGGAAAGGTGGTGATAACGGTGTAG
- a CDS encoding AraC family transcriptional regulator → MQCQLKHPVCVLTISDTISNMLQKNEYRNQYFSIILLDCQNTSLTINDREHIVNGNTLFFIAPFQPLHFTDKVPQNATVIQFNADLFCIEKHDSEIGCNGILFNSIFDPPMLSICTEALSYFNNKIQQMCAEIEDTTIGSVDMLESHIKQFLVHAVRIKKSLSNHEISNAQSIEQDKIIELRQLINTHYKEERKLKFYADKLYLSESGLHKLISKHTGKTFTELLYDKIIISAKKQLFTTNNSVKEISYDLGFNDPAYFNRFFKKQCTITPENYRKVIRNSAA, encoded by the coding sequence ATGCAATGCCAACTAAAACATCCCGTATGTGTATTGACGATAAGCGATACCATTAGCAACATGTTGCAAAAAAATGAGTACCGCAATCAGTACTTCAGCATTATATTACTAGACTGCCAAAACACAAGCTTGACCATCAACGATAGAGAGCACATAGTTAACGGCAATACGCTATTTTTCATTGCCCCCTTCCAACCGCTGCATTTTACAGACAAAGTACCGCAAAACGCGACGGTGATACAATTTAACGCAGACCTATTTTGTATAGAGAAGCATGATTCTGAAATAGGTTGCAATGGTATACTGTTCAATAGCATCTTCGACCCACCGATGCTTAGCATCTGTACAGAAGCTTTATCATACTTCAACAATAAGATACAGCAGATGTGTGCTGAAATAGAAGACACCACTATAGGAAGTGTAGACATGCTGGAGAGCCATATAAAACAATTCTTAGTGCATGCAGTAAGAATAAAAAAGTCTTTATCGAACCATGAGATAAGCAATGCCCAATCTATAGAGCAGGACAAGATCATTGAATTAAGACAATTGATCAACACACACTATAAAGAGGAAAGAAAACTAAAGTTCTACGCCGACAAACTATACCTGTCTGAAAGTGGCTTGCACAAACTCATCTCAAAACATACGGGCAAAACCTTCACAGAACTTCTTTACGATAAAATAATCATTAGCGCTAAAAAGCAGCTATTCACTACCAACAACTCGGTAAAAGAAATAAGCTACGACCTAGGTTTTAACGACCCTGCCTACTTCAATAGGTTCTTTAAAAAACAATGTACTATTACTCCGGAGAACTATAGAAAAGTTATACGGAATAGTGCAGCTTAG
- a CDS encoding TonB family protein, whose translation MNKLSFKLILLLLVLGNIYSATGQTDTFFYNKNWKPTTQRAKAEFFRLVTPIDERTYKVKDYYINGVLQMEGSMIASGVEAFRDVEGKNISVGKFTFYQKNGKKESEGMYESDNKVGEWKRYYEETGELEIIRHYTAGLLDGECKTFYRTGELKEEKRYDVGVWVDGGKKMYYKTGELKLVSKSKKKGAVDYTCYKKDGTEAPCDEVFDGEEYTSTIFTLVEQMPMPEYDINKYLGEFTRYPRRAIEENIQGRPIIKFYVDVDGSIKGAECVTPDVPEILQKEALRVISHMPAWIPGKQNGVPVKVYYTIPLSFKLQSNKKGKKRK comes from the coding sequence ATGAATAAGTTATCCTTTAAACTCATACTATTACTGTTGGTACTTGGCAATATCTATTCTGCTACAGGACAAACAGACACTTTTTTCTACAATAAGAACTGGAAACCTACTACACAAAGAGCCAAAGCAGAGTTTTTCAGGTTAGTAACCCCGATAGACGAACGTACTTACAAGGTAAAGGACTATTATATCAATGGTGTCTTGCAAATGGAAGGCAGCATGATAGCTTCTGGTGTAGAAGCTTTTAGAGATGTAGAAGGTAAAAATATTAGTGTTGGTAAATTCACTTTTTATCAGAAAAATGGCAAGAAGGAATCCGAGGGAATGTATGAAAGCGATAACAAGGTAGGAGAATGGAAACGATATTACGAAGAAACGGGAGAGCTGGAGATCATCAGACACTATACAGCGGGTTTGCTTGATGGTGAATGTAAAACCTTTTACCGCACAGGGGAGCTAAAGGAAGAAAAGCGTTACGATGTAGGTGTTTGGGTAGATGGAGGTAAGAAAATGTATTACAAGACAGGGGAGCTAAAACTGGTTTCAAAAAGTAAAAAGAAAGGAGCGGTAGACTATACCTGCTATAAAAAAGACGGTACGGAAGCACCTTGTGATGAGGTGTTCGATGGTGAAGAATATACGTCGACGATATTCACACTTGTGGAGCAGATGCCAATGCCGGAGTATGATATCAATAAATATTTGGGAGAGTTCACTCGCTACCCAAGAAGGGCAATTGAAGAAAATATACAAGGACGCCCTATTATAAAATTCTATGTTGATGTGGACGGTTCTATAAAGGGCGCGGAATGTGTTACCCCTGATGTTCCTGAGATTTTGCAAAAAGAAGCCTTAAGAGTTATCTCTCATATGCCAGCGTGGATACCGGGTAAGCAAAATGGCGTGCCTGTAAAAGTGTACTACACCATACCGCTCAGCTTTAAGTTGCAAAGCAACAAGAAGGGTAAGAAAAGGAAATAA
- a CDS encoding TonB family protein codes for MKRYLLLLLVSLSTVASAQVDTFYFDKGWQECDPEIASYKRVFHENIGGSFIVQDYYDNNVLYSEGKYNVENSQTLKNTLASAYRNGNFSFYNIDGLLIMTGKYKKGEKDGVWEYYNYKSQVKKKKEFDRNVLLTTNCFSAKNNSIECDTIVYSYVDSMPRANYAMANYLNENLVYPESAKKNNISGRVIVSFVVDEDGDITKVRSQSKDASIDLQKEAKRVVRKMPSWEPGYKNGIPVAVSYAVPVTFKIAQAYKADTFFFDKRWRSVAPDAIDLEYYRVVRNKKNSNEPFVVRDYYRSGDLQMSGTYYVGDLNLLDKPEANIFRSGFFTYYYRGGRKKREGLFSYGQKDGTWVSYYDDDAGSVEDVMFYKLGKRDSIWKFYNEVGALVRTESYKNNKKHGVWKDYYKNGELMMEEEYENGLLVGDLKRYYDDGTLSTHLVYKNGNLDHKECFNGLGVLEECSIEVDEYNGMDAIYMLPIEYGEDIIINEVELENARVKKTEGKVIIELAIDEEGYVVEINSRSPEVDVALQIKAIRRAAQMPDPKKAMLTVNGAPRKVYLSAPFLFVTYY; via the coding sequence ATGAAGAGATATTTATTATTGCTACTCGTGAGCCTGTCAACAGTTGCATCGGCACAAGTAGACACCTTTTACTTTGATAAAGGGTGGCAGGAGTGTGACCCGGAAATTGCATCCTATAAAAGAGTTTTTCACGAAAATATCGGCGGGTCTTTTATTGTACAGGATTATTATGATAATAATGTTTTGTATAGTGAAGGGAAATATAATGTAGAGAATAGTCAGACCTTAAAAAATACATTAGCCTCAGCTTATCGTAATGGAAATTTTTCTTTTTACAATATTGACGGACTGTTGATAATGACGGGTAAGTATAAAAAAGGAGAAAAAGATGGTGTTTGGGAATATTATAACTACAAGAGCCAAGTAAAAAAGAAAAAGGAGTTTGATAGAAATGTGTTGTTGACAACAAACTGCTTTAGTGCAAAAAATAACAGTATTGAGTGTGATACAATTGTGTACAGCTATGTAGATAGTATGCCTAGAGCCAATTATGCAATGGCCAATTATTTGAATGAAAATCTTGTTTACCCTGAATCGGCAAAAAAAAATAATATCAGTGGTAGGGTCATTGTTTCATTTGTTGTAGATGAAGATGGTGATATAACTAAAGTAAGATCTCAAAGCAAAGATGCTAGTATTGACTTGCAAAAAGAGGCTAAGAGAGTAGTGCGAAAAATGCCTTCTTGGGAACCAGGTTACAAAAATGGTATCCCTGTTGCAGTTAGTTATGCTGTGCCGGTTACATTCAAGATTGCTCAAGCGTATAAAGCTGATACCTTCTTTTTTGATAAAAGATGGAGATCTGTAGCGCCAGATGCAATTGATCTGGAGTACTATAGAGTTGTCAGGAACAAGAAAAATAGCAATGAACCCTTTGTAGTTAGAGATTACTATAGGTCGGGAGATTTACAGATGTCAGGCACCTATTACGTTGGAGACCTGAATTTGCTGGACAAGCCAGAGGCTAATATCTTCCGTTCTGGCTTTTTTACATATTACTATCGAGGTGGTCGTAAAAAAAGAGAAGGCTTATTTAGTTATGGACAAAAAGATGGTACATGGGTATCTTATTATGATGATGATGCAGGCAGTGTCGAAGATGTAATGTTTTATAAACTGGGCAAGCGGGATAGTATTTGGAAGTTTTATAACGAAGTAGGAGCACTAGTGCGTACAGAAAGTTATAAAAATAACAAGAAGCATGGCGTATGGAAAGACTACTATAAAAATGGTGAATTGATGATGGAAGAGGAATATGAAAACGGTCTTTTGGTAGGAGACTTGAAAAGATATTATGACGATGGCACGTTATCAACACATTTGGTATACAAAAATGGCAATTTAGATCATAAAGAGTGCTTTAATGGCCTGGGTGTGCTAGAAGAGTGTAGTATAGAAGTAGACGAGTATAATGGGATGGATGCAATCTATATGTTGCCCATTGAATATGGCGAAGACATTATTATTAATGAAGTAGAGCTTGAAAATGCAAGGGTTAAGAAAACTGAAGGCAAGGTAATAATAGAACTAGCGATAGATGAAGAGGGGTATGTTGTAGAAATAAACTCGAGAAGCCCTGAAGTGGATGTAGCTTTGCAAATAAAGGCTATAAGACGTGCAGCTCAAATGCCTGACCCTAAAAAAGCTATGTTAACTGTAAATGGAGCGCCACGTAAAGTTTATTTGAGCGCCCCTTTCCTTTTTGTTACCTATTACTAG